In a single window of the Helicobacter felis ATCC 49179 genome:
- a CDS encoding outer membrane beta-barrel protein — MAFKIQAKSLAFLTLMAMGTPQIAQADEKSGLFIGLGYQQGKGGGGEYKKALSSGFPLYGLDAQVGGIGFVNKWFGGQVYGFFDWNNSGFFDNWRIWEQFGKSGGGKWDVYTYGGAADMIVNLIATDTLALGLVGGVQLAGNTWSYNNFSHSGFQFLFNAGGRVRLTEHVAFQAGIKFPMIPQKITAKIKDIRRYVWYVNLNYIF; from the coding sequence ATGGCTTTCAAGATTCAAGCAAAAAGTTTGGCATTTTTAACGCTAATGGCAATGGGCACTCCTCAGATTGCTCAAGCAGATGAAAAGAGTGGTCTTTTTATAGGTCTTGGTTACCAACAAGGTAAAGGTGGGGGAGGAGAATACAAGAAAGCTTTGTCAAGCGGGTTTCCTCTCTATGGTTTGGACGCGCAGGTGGGGGGTATTGGGTTTGTGAATAAATGGTTTGGCGGACAGGTATATGGTTTCTTTGATTGGAACAATAGCGGTTTCTTTGATAATTGGCGCATTTGGGAGCAGTTTGGGAAATCTGGCGGAGGCAAATGGGATGTTTACACCTACGGCGGGGCTGCGGATATGATTGTAAATCTTATTGCAACCGATACTCTTGCTCTTGGTTTAGTGGGAGGTGTCCAACTAGCAGGCAACACCTGGAGCTACAATAACTTTTCTCATAGCGGTTTTCAGTTTCTCTTTAATGCGGGTGGACGCGTCCGTTTGACAGAACATGTGGCCTTTCAAGCAGGGATTAAATTCCCCATGATTCCTCAAAAGATCACCGCAAAAATAAAGGATATCAGACGCTATGTTTGGTATGTCAATTTGAACTATATTTTCTAA
- a CDS encoding glutamate decarboxylase: MLHTKSHIQRDNEKFVFKADNSSTPIFGSAESDVLLPRDKIGKNMMDPRIAYQLVSDEMMHDGNPRYNLCTFVQTYMEEEARKIMLDSMATNAIDKSEYPQTTEIEKRCVNIIANLWNANHAEDFMGTSTVGSSEACMLGGMAMKFRWRKRAQALGIDISKQKPNLIVSSGYQVVWEKFCVYWDVELREVPMSDFNNLTLDPKEAIKLCDDYTIGIVPIMGITYTGGFDDIVTLDRLLSEYNQKAKISVSIHVDAASGGLYLPFINPDLTWDFRLKNVVSISTSGHKYGLIYPGIGWVMWRDKQFLPDELIFKVAYLGDFEPTFQINFSRSGSQIWAQYYCFVRWGFEGYKAVHAKTRDVGLFLARGIKSLGLFDMINEGQNIPIICWTMNTKAQKEKQWNLYDLADRLRFNGWQVPAYPLPANFQNVSVMRIVVRADQSMEQMSLFLKDLKQAIRELDTANLVSHKHPSESDDVVPVGYTH, from the coding sequence ATGTTGCATACAAAGAGTCATATTCAAAGAGATAATGAAAAGTTTGTCTTCAAGGCAGACAATTCCTCTACACCTATTTTTGGTAGCGCTGAGAGCGATGTCCTATTGCCCCGCGATAAGATTGGTAAAAATATGATGGATCCGCGCATCGCCTATCAATTAGTTTCTGATGAGATGATGCACGATGGTAACCCGCGCTACAATCTTTGCACCTTTGTGCAAACCTACATGGAAGAGGAAGCTAGAAAAATCATGCTCGATTCTATGGCGACTAATGCCATTGATAAATCCGAGTATCCTCAAACTACAGAGATTGAAAAACGCTGTGTGAATATCATTGCCAATCTTTGGAATGCTAACCATGCAGAGGATTTTATGGGGACTTCCACTGTGGGCTCTTCAGAAGCGTGTATGTTGGGCGGGATGGCGATGAAATTTCGTTGGAGAAAACGCGCGCAGGCTCTAGGAATTGACATCAGCAAACAAAAACCTAATCTCATTGTCAGCTCTGGCTATCAAGTAGTTTGGGAAAAATTCTGTGTCTATTGGGATGTTGAATTGCGCGAAGTGCCTATGAGTGATTTTAACAACCTCACCTTAGACCCTAAAGAAGCGATTAAACTCTGCGATGATTACACCATAGGCATTGTGCCCATTATGGGGATCACTTACACGGGCGGATTTGACGACATCGTAACTTTAGACAGACTTCTTAGTGAATACAACCAAAAAGCTAAAATCAGCGTGTCCATCCATGTCGATGCCGCTTCGGGTGGGTTGTATCTCCCCTTTATCAATCCGGATTTAACTTGGGATTTTCGCTTAAAAAATGTCGTTTCGATCTCCACCTCTGGGCATAAATATGGGCTCATTTATCCGGGAATTGGCTGGGTGATGTGGCGGGATAAACAATTTTTACCCGATGAGCTGATCTTTAAAGTGGCGTATTTGGGAGATTTTGAGCCTACTTTTCAAATCAATTTCTCTCGCTCAGGTTCGCAGATTTGGGCACAATACTATTGCTTTGTGCGCTGGGGCTTTGAGGGGTATAAAGCTGTGCATGCAAAAACCCGCGATGTGGGACTCTTCTTAGCAAGGGGCATTAAATCCTTAGGGCTTTTTGACATGATTAATGAGGGGCAGAATATTCCCATCATCTGCTGGACCATGAACACTAAAGCGCAAAAGGAAAAGCAATGGAATCTTTACGATTTAGCCGATCGTCTGCGCTTTAATGGTTGGCAGGTCCCTGCTTATCCTCTTCCTGCCAATTTCCAAAATGTCTCTGTGATGCGCATTGTGGTTCGAGCCGATCAGAGCATGGAGCAAATGTCGCTCTTTTTAAAAGATTTGAAACAAGCCATCAGAGAGCTAGATACAGCAAACCTAGTGAGCCATAAGCACCCATCAGAAAGTGATGATGTCGTCCCGGTAGGCTATACGCATTAA
- a CDS encoding ribbon-helix-helix domain-containing protein produces MDKKIPNSIQEALNNKAIQENTFAKKDKAKPGRKSIPEHLKQKFVVSFYLSKEEYTILENLANQEADSVGFFIKRYVLKNLVHGKG; encoded by the coding sequence ATGGATAAAAAGATTCCCAACTCCATTCAAGAGGCTTTAAATAATAAGGCTATCCAAGAAAACACTTTTGCTAAAAAAGACAAAGCCAAGCCGGGCAGAAAATCCATCCCTGAACATTTAAAACAAAAATTTGTGGTTTCTTTCTACTTATCTAAGGAAGAATACACGATCCTAGAAAACCTAGCAAATCAAGAAGCAGACAGCGTAGGATTTTTTATCAAACGCTATGTGTTAAAAAATCTGGTGCATGGGAAGGGTTAG
- a CDS encoding tetratricopeptide repeat protein, giving the protein MGSADGYAHLGDLYYNGKGVSRDYTKAFEYYKKAGEMGSALSYYKLGAMYYSGRGMQQDYQEAVDYYKKAGQMESPDGYVHLGDIYYSGKGVPKDYTQALSYYKKAGEMGDGVAYERLGDIYVEGQSVPRDYAKAMDYYTKAAQNGDVDGYYKVGSLYYNGQGVPQDYAKAIDYYKKAAEEGSAVSYYSLGVMYRNGQGVPIDFQKAFGYYKQAAKMGSAKAYVGLGDLYSVEGGAPGGVPRDYKKAVEYYLKAGAMGDGVAYRILGDMYISGGSPVEGGLPKDDRKAAEYYQKAGEMGESSAYAMLGDMYQDGQGVPRDLDRAKEYYKKACDMGYQDTCSPSSEF; this is encoded by the coding sequence ATGGGGAGTGCTGATGGGTATGCCCATTTAGGCGACCTTTATTACAATGGCAAAGGTGTTTCTAGGGATTACACTAAAGCCTTTGAGTATTATAAAAAAGCAGGGGAGATGGGGAGTGCTTTGAGCTACTATAAATTGGGGGCAATGTATTATAGTGGTCGAGGAATGCAACAAGATTATCAAGAGGCTGTGGATTACTACAAAAAAGCAGGACAGATGGAAAGTCCTGATGGTTATGTCCACTTAGGGGATATTTATTATAGTGGCAAAGGCGTTCCTAAAGATTATACGCAGGCTCTTAGCTACTATAAGAAAGCCGGTGAAATGGGGGATGGTGTGGCTTATGAGAGACTTGGAGATATTTATGTAGAAGGCCAAAGCGTTCCTAGAGACTACGCTAAGGCGATGGATTATTATACAAAAGCAGCTCAAAATGGGGATGTTGATGGCTATTACAAAGTAGGTTCTCTCTACTACAATGGCCAAGGTGTGCCTCAAGATTATGCAAAAGCCATCGACTATTATAAAAAAGCGGCTGAAGAGGGGAGTGCTGTGAGCTACTACAGTTTAGGTGTGATGTATCGCAATGGTCAAGGCGTGCCCATCGATTTCCAAAAAGCCTTTGGTTATTACAAACAAGCGGCCAAAATGGGGAGTGCTAAAGCTTATGTTGGTTTAGGAGATCTTTACAGTGTAGAGGGAGGCGCGCCTGGAGGTGTGCCCAGAGATTATAAAAAAGCTGTAGAATACTATCTTAAAGCAGGGGCGATGGGAGATGGCGTGGCTTACCGCATCCTAGGCGATATGTATATTAGCGGAGGTTCACCTGTGGAGGGAGGTTTACCCAAAGATGATCGAAAAGCCGCAGAATACTATCAAAAAGCGGGGGAAATGGGAGAATCGAGCGCTTATGCCATGTTAGGGGATATGTATCAAGATGGTCAGGGTGTGCCCAGAGACCTTGATAGGGCCAAAGAATACTACAAAAAAGCCTGCGACATGGGCTACCAAGACACCTGCTCTCCAAGTTCTGAGTTTTAG
- a CDS encoding tetratricopeptide repeat protein, translating to MAVVGLNRISRVALVACVLCSAGLLQAKDKKAEQLKQQSKQELQAKQYFDAGAQAYDKKQYKKAVDLFQKAAMMGNSKAYAYLSKMESQGQGVPKNWKEKIEDYYKKTGQKGNNASYEKLGDMYAEGKGVPRDYKKAIDYYQKAAEQGSAEAYNKLGMMYFEGRGMPRNYTKAFDYYQKAAGMGDAKAYNNLGLMYYNGKGVRQDYQQALEYYKKPVRWGVLMGMPI from the coding sequence ATGGCAGTAGTGGGTTTGAATCGTATCTCTAGGGTTGCGTTAGTAGCGTGTGTTTTGTGTTCTGCAGGGTTGTTGCAGGCAAAGGACAAGAAAGCAGAACAGCTAAAGCAACAAAGCAAACAGGAGCTCCAAGCTAAGCAGTATTTTGATGCGGGCGCACAGGCTTATGATAAGAAGCAATATAAAAAAGCTGTGGATCTTTTCCAAAAAGCTGCGATGATGGGCAATTCTAAGGCGTATGCGTACTTGAGCAAGATGGAAAGTCAAGGGCAGGGAGTGCCTAAGAATTGGAAAGAAAAAATTGAAGATTATTACAAAAAGACAGGACAAAAGGGGAATAACGCTTCTTATGAAAAGCTAGGAGATATGTATGCAGAAGGCAAGGGTGTCCCTAGAGATTATAAGAAAGCCATCGATTATTACCAAAAGGCCGCAGAGCAAGGAAGTGCTGAAGCCTATAATAAATTAGGAATGATGTATTTTGAGGGAAGGGGTATGCCTAGAAACTACACCAAGGCTTTTGATTATTACCAAAAGGCCGCAGGAATGGGTGATGCTAAGGCATACAACAATCTAGGGCTTATGTATTACAATGGTAAGGGCGTGCGTCAGGATTACCAACAGGCTTTGGAATACTATAAAAAGCCGGTAAGATGGGGAGTGCTGATGGGTATGCCCATTTAG
- a CDS encoding tetratricopeptide repeat protein, with product MPQDYQQALKYYQKAADKGSVRAYNSLAFMYKNGQGVPQDYQQALKYYQKAGEMGDGGSYRILGDMYYNGQGVPQDYQQALKYYQKAGEMGDGGSYRILGDMYYNGQGVRRDYVRVVSYYQKAGEMGDTKAYNILGDMYKNGQGVPQNYPKAFDYYQKAGEMGDGGSYRILGDMYYNGQGMQKNYQGAVAYYQKAGEMGNPYGYVLLADMYYGGHGVEQDYAKAFDYYQKAGSWGHGVAFYHLGNLYQNGQGVQKSPVLALKYFQKACDVGFKKACAIEGVKDSSVQQESKQALQAKADRERVIVVSKKTDALATKIEDIGKEIDALTEKIEDVAKKMDAYATQKDQETKAGNNSEQTIKQSDTTQLSTPSGKDTSLPAEAKEAKEAKEAKEAKEAKEQPEPQATQKHEIVIQPVNIDRNQSEATQPVATPAKLELPRAGAVDTTQPQLETPPTPVPAKKTAETPAQPQAHTPVLKLRPMSNTLQ from the coding sequence GTGCCTCAGGACTACCAACAGGCGTTGAAATATTACCAAAAAGCGGCGGATAAGGGGAGTGTGCGGGCATATAATAGCTTGGCTTTCATGTACAAAAATGGCCAAGGTGTGCCTCAGGACTACCAACAGGCGTTGAAATATTACCAAAAAGCCGGGGAAATGGGGGATGGGGGATCGTATAGGATTTTGGGGGATATGTATTACAACGGGCAAGGTGTGCCTCAGGACTACCAACAGGCGTTGAAATATTACCAAAAAGCCGGGGAAATGGGGGATGGGGGATCGTATAGGATTTTGGGGGATATGTATTACAACGGGCAAGGTGTGCGCAGGGATTATGTCCGGGTTGTCAGCTACTACCAAAAAGCCGGGGAGATGGGGGATACCAAGGCTTACAACATTCTAGGAGACATGTACAAAAATGGGCAAGGTGTGCCTCAGAATTATCCAAAAGCCTTTGACTATTACCAAAAAGCCGGGGAGATGGGGGATGGGGGATCGTATAGGATTTTGGGGGATATGTATTACAACGGGCAAGGCATGCAGAAGAACTACCAGGGAGCGGTGGCCTATTACCAGAAAGCTGGGGAAATGGGGAATCCCTATGGGTATGTTCTCTTAGCAGACATGTATTACGGAGGGCATGGGGTAGAGCAAGATTATGCTAAAGCCTTTGATTACTACCAAAAAGCCGGCAGTTGGGGGCATGGAGTGGCTTTTTACCACCTAGGTAACTTATACCAAAACGGGCAAGGTGTCCAAAAAAGCCCTGTATTGGCATTAAAATATTTCCAAAAAGCTTGCGATGTTGGCTTTAAAAAGGCTTGCGCTATCGAGGGCGTAAAAGATTCAAGTGTCCAACAAGAAAGCAAACAAGCACTACAGGCAAAGGCTGATAGAGAAAGAGTGATAGTCGTTTCCAAAAAAACCGATGCTTTGGCGACAAAAATTGAGGATATTGGCAAAGAAATAGATGCCCTGACAGAAAAAATTGAGGATGTGGCCAAGAAAATGGACGCATACGCAACTCAAAAAGATCAGGAGACCAAAGCTGGCAATAACTCCGAGCAAACCATAAAGCAGTCTGATACAACCCAATTGTCTACACCATCCGGTAAAGACACAAGTCTTCCTGCTGAAGCTAAGGAAGCTAAGGAAGCTAAGGAAGCTAAGGAAGCTAAGGAAGCTAAGGAACAACCTGAGCCACAGGCAACACAAAAGCATGAGATTGTCATCCAACCTGTTAACATTGATCGCAATCAATCTGAGGCCACTCAACCTGTAGCTACCCCCGCCAAATTGGAATTGCCACGCGCTGGAGCTGTGGATACAACCCAACCTCAGTTAGAAACCCCACCCACTCCAGTTCCTGCTAAAAAAACAGCAGAGACTCCTGCGCAACCACAAGCGCACACACCCGTATTAAAATTACGGCCTATGAGCAACACTTTACAATAG
- a CDS encoding tetratricopeptide repeat protein has product MSCRIKICAQAYDKKQYKKAVDLFQKAAMMGNSKAYAYLEGVKQLSLNTAKDRFDVGDSNAQGGKVGVAQAYYNFGLLYYNGQGVYKNYAKAFQYFQAAGWNGSAQGYTRLGDMYYNGQGVRQDYQQALKYYNKAGAMGDGVAYRTLGDMYYNGQGVSKDEEQAVSYYTKAAKEGDVASYYNLGHMYQKGQGVPKDYMEALRFYKKASEMGNSKGYTRLGDLYYNGQGVPKDYAKAFDNYQKAAEKGSAEAYNKLGLMYYEGKGVPRDYKKALGYYQKAGEMGDFRGYIRLGDLYYNGQGVPKDYAKAFDNYQKAAEKGSAEAYNKLGLMYYEGKGVQQDYPQALEYYTKATKMGNANSYASLGTFYYDGQGAPRNYKKALEYYQKAGEMGSAKGYTRLGDLYYNGQGVPQNYQQALKYYNKAGAMGDGVAYRTLGDMYYNGQGVPQDYAKAIDYYKKAAENGDSVAYRILGDMYADGAKQAQVSHVEANIAPSAQEVVENTKPNPVEKIGEAQVDHGMDTKQHDKQQEDHVVQQDQTSPKNKNLENLEKMEKIEKENAQQYYSLGVMYRNGQGVPRDYKKAFTYYQKAGEMGDARAYNNIGTMYYNGQGVPQDYAKAIDYYKKAAEEGSAVSYYSLGVMYRNGQGVPRDYKKAFTYYQKAGEMGDARAYRVLGDMYISGGSPVEGGLPKDDGKAAKYYQKAGEMGESSAYAMLGDMYQDGQGVPKDLGKAKEYYKKACDMGYKDTCFSSSKL; this is encoded by the coding sequence TTGAGCTGTCGCATTAAAATTTGCGCACAGGCTTATGATAAGAAGCAATATAAAAAAGCTGTGGATCTTTTCCAAAAAGCTGCGATGATGGGCAATTCTAAGGCGTATGCGTATCTAGAAGGGGTAAAACAACTTAGCTTAAATACGGCTAAGGACAGATTTGATGTAGGAGATTCGAACGCGCAAGGGGGCAAAGTCGGGGTAGCTCAAGCTTATTATAACTTTGGGCTTCTCTACTACAATGGCCAAGGCGTGTACAAAAACTACGCCAAGGCTTTCCAGTATTTTCAAGCAGCTGGATGGAATGGTAGTGCCCAAGGGTATACCCGTTTGGGTGATATGTATTACAATGGTCAAGGTGTGCGTCAGGATTACCAACAGGCTCTGAAATATTACAACAAAGCAGGAGCAATGGGGGATGGGGTAGCCTACAGAACTTTGGGTGATATGTATTACAATGGTCAAGGTGTGTCCAAGGATGAAGAGCAAGCTGTTTCCTATTACACCAAAGCAGCTAAAGAGGGCGATGTCGCCAGTTACTATAATTTAGGACACATGTACCAAAAAGGTCAGGGTGTGCCTAAGGATTACATGGAGGCTTTAAGATTTTACAAAAAAGCAAGCGAGATGGGTAATTCTAAAGGGTACACTCGCTTAGGCGACCTTTATTACAATGGTCAAGGTGTGCCTAAAGATTATGCCAAAGCTTTTGATAATTACCAAAAAGCCGCAGAGAAAGGAAGTGCTGAGGCTTATAACAAATTGGGGTTGATGTATTATGAGGGCAAGGGAGTTCCGAGGGATTATAAAAAAGCTTTAGGTTATTACCAAAAAGCGGGAGAAATGGGGGATTTTCGGGGATATATTCGCTTAGGCGACCTTTATTACAATGGTCAAGGTGTGCCTAAAGATTATGCCAAAGCTTTTGATAATTACCAAAAAGCCGCAGAGAAAGGAAGTGCTGAGGCTTATAACAAATTGGGGTTGATGTATTATGAGGGCAAGGGAGTACAACAAGATTACCCGCAAGCTTTAGAATATTATACAAAAGCTACCAAGATGGGGAATGCCAATAGCTATGCAAGTTTGGGAACCTTTTACTATGATGGTCAGGGTGCCCCTAGAAATTACAAAAAAGCCCTAGAGTATTACCAAAAAGCTGGAGAAATGGGTAGTGCTAAAGGGTACACTCGCTTAGGCGACCTCTACTACAATGGCCAAGGTGTGCCTCAGAATTACCAACAGGCTCTGAAATATTACAACAAAGCAGGAGCAATGGGGGATGGGGTGGCCTACAGAACTTTGGGCGATATGTATTACAATGGCCAAGGTGTGCCTCAAGATTATGCAAAGGCCATCGACTATTATAAAAAAGCGGCTGAAAATGGAGATAGCGTAGCTTATAGAATTTTGGGAGACATGTACGCAGATGGTGCCAAGCAAGCTCAGGTGAGTCATGTTGAGGCGAATATCGCGCCAAGTGCTCAAGAAGTTGTAGAAAATACCAAGCCTAACCCCGTAGAAAAGATTGGAGAGGCGCAAGTAGATCATGGCATGGATACAAAACAGCATGATAAGCAACAGGAAGACCATGTTGTGCAACAGGATCAAACCTCTCCAAAAAATAAGAATCTAGAAAATTTAGAAAAAATGGAAAAAATAGAAAAGGAGAATGCGCAACAATATTACAGTCTAGGCGTGATGTATCGCAATGGTCAGGGTGTGCCTAGAGATTACAAAAAAGCCTTTACCTATTACCAAAAAGCGGGGGAAATGGGGGATGCTAGGGCTTACAACAATATAGGGACAATGTATTACAATGGTCAAGGTGTGCCTCAAGATTATGCAAAAGCCATCGACTATTATAAAAAAGCGGCTGAAGAGGGGAGTGCTGTGAGCTATTACAGTCTAGGCGTGATGTATCGCAATGGTCAGGGTGTGCCTAGAGATTACAAAAAAGCCTTTACCTATTACCAAAAAGCGGGGGAAATGGGGGATGCTAGGGCTTACCGCGTCCTAGGCGATATGTATATTAGCGGAGGTTCACCTGTGGAGGGAGGTTTGCCTAAAGATGATGGGAAGGCTGCCAAATACTATCAAAAAGCGGGGGAAATGGGAGAATCGAGTGCTTATGCCATGTTAGGGGATATGTATCAAGATGGTCAGGGTGTGCCAAAAGACCTCGGCAAAGCCAAAGAATACTATAAAAAAGCCTGCGACATGGGCTATAAAGACACTTGCTTCTCTAGTTCTAAACTTTAG
- a CDS encoding replication initiation protein: MRQLNDLQALISVETDAVFKNALEQKQADCLKKLLELTKQVSTTPTSQIATPNQLKVIDTATQNTPNRQPATIESNTTNAEQQPLETQVITQPQPTIPHTISEKYVTFHNDVNSVSLGKLGTLETNLLFAIFNKLKDKQDELLVFDCDEIKTMVHAVKISKNELSGVVKRLWKNIRLANFWMLLPKRDESYMLFKTFAINYHDTKKTQIKSIEIQVNMPYFGYLLNFLNANFTSFELLEFQNIRSKYAKTLYRLLKQWRSTGVPPKKEWSEFRELMGISSNIKLIEVIERDILKPALKELSKLPHFENLCYKKLKTKGMGNRITHIQFYFQPVTKTSKDREQAEHDLRTIAWHIRSEKTIKQLQKQMKQKHKHDEAMKVLGLCFYKPEQPEIILAIDSVQPTPEGYEFLVKYYQDGQVFKERCAPAPNKEVLLEQIAQSGYQKLEIQTDYTLQQSSQPTLELQEHNGFKTLQGLIKPKKVQKPKQAQDLNSSNDLTEYIGRNLYMNTNGIPSSLKIKNISTLEDGQIQVEIKDIDKPRKALEPFSFKSAKHFENWFKKYEE, translated from the coding sequence ATGCGACAGCTCAACGATCTACAAGCCCTAATCAGTGTCGAAACAGACGCTGTATTTAAAAATGCTTTAGAACAAAAACAAGCAGATTGCCTAAAAAAACTATTAGAACTAACTAAGCAAGTTTCAACAACGCCCACTTCTCAAATTGCAACTCCAAACCAACTCAAAGTCATAGACACAGCCACACAAAATACACCAAACCGGCAACCGGCAACTATAGAATCCAATACAACCAACGCTGAGCAACAACCCCTAGAAACCCAAGTCATCACCCAACCCCAACCCACAATCCCCCATACCATCTCTGAAAAGTATGTTACTTTTCATAACGATGTCAATTCTGTCTCTCTAGGCAAACTAGGTACATTAGAAACAAACTTGCTCTTTGCAATCTTCAACAAGCTCAAAGACAAACAAGATGAGCTCTTGGTGTTTGATTGTGATGAGATCAAAACAATGGTGCATGCGGTTAAAATCAGTAAGAATGAATTAAGCGGTGTTGTTAAAAGACTTTGGAAAAACATCAGACTAGCTAACTTTTGGATGCTCCTACCCAAGAGAGATGAAAGCTACATGCTCTTTAAGACTTTTGCCATCAACTATCACGACACCAAAAAAACTCAAATCAAGAGCATAGAAATCCAAGTGAATATGCCCTACTTTGGTTATTTGCTCAATTTTTTAAACGCTAACTTCACTTCTTTTGAATTGCTAGAGTTTCAGAATATTCGTAGCAAATACGCTAAGACCCTATATCGCCTTCTTAAGCAATGGAGAAGCACGGGAGTGCCTCCAAAGAAAGAGTGGAGTGAGTTTAGGGAATTGATGGGAATCTCTAGCAATATTAAGCTAATTGAAGTAATTGAGCGCGACATCCTCAAACCCGCCCTCAAAGAACTCAGCAAACTCCCTCACTTTGAAAATCTTTGCTACAAAAAGTTAAAAACCAAAGGCATGGGCAATCGTATCACTCACATTCAATTCTACTTCCAGCCCGTTACAAAGACTAGCAAAGACAGAGAACAAGCTGAACACGATCTAAGAACCATTGCATGGCATATCCGCAGTGAAAAAACTATCAAGCAACTTCAAAAACAAATGAAGCAGAAACACAAGCATGACGAAGCTATGAAAGTCTTAGGTCTGTGTTTTTATAAACCTGAACAGCCTGAGATCATTCTTGCTATTGATAGTGTGCAACCCACTCCAGAAGGTTATGAGTTTTTAGTCAAATATTACCAAGATGGTCAAGTGTTTAAAGAGAGATGTGCCCCTGCACCCAACAAAGAAGTTTTATTAGAGCAAATAGCCCAATCAGGTTATCAAAAACTAGAAATACAAACAGACTACACATTACAACAATCATCACAACCAACACTAGAGTTGCAAGAACACAATGGCTTTAAAACTTTGCAGGGCTTGATAAAACCAAAGAAAGTACAAAAACCTAAACAAGCTCAAGATCTAAACTCTAGCAATGATTTAACAGAATACATTGGTAGAAATCTCTATATGAACACTAATGGCATTCCTTCTTCTCTCAAAATCAAAAACATCTCTACATTAGAGGATGGACAAATTCAAGTAGAAATTAAAGACATAGACAAACCCCGCAAAGCTTTAGAACCTTTTAGTTTTAAGAGTGCAAAACACTTTGAAAATTGGTTTAAGAAGTATGAGGAGTGA